ATGGCCTTACCCCCAAACTCTGACAGATCCTTTGGTCGGGCACGCCCGGAGTGATCCTTCAGCAGCACATTGGCCAATAGCCCGGCGCTCAAAACAATACTCAGCAATATGAACAAATAGCCGCGTTTGCTGAATCCGAGCAGCGTTCGCTTGCCCAGCCAGGACCGCACGGCATCGAGCACAAACAAGATCATCACGCCCGCCAGGATCTTCCGGAGGTCGGTATCGATGAACTCGCCCAGCGGCGTGTTCTGCCACGGGAAATAACCGCGTTCGGTCTCGAACAGGTGCCGCGCGATCCACAGATCGATGGTCGGAAACAGATGAAACAGTTCCGCCAACGCGGCACTGAGAATCAGCAGCAAGGCGATGATTTTGGTCAAAGTGGACATCAGAAGTTCCGCAAATCCTCCAGCAACATCCAGGTATAGGACCGTGTCCGGCCGGAGGCGAGCGGAATCGTAAAATCTCCCTGCGCCGCAATGTCTCGGGCCAGCGGTGGGATGGAGGTCTCCTCGCCCTGCTCGATCACATAAAATACCCGCCCGCCGTCCTCCGGCATCAACGGAATGGTCAGTTCATAGTGATTGTGAATGGGTTTGTCCCCCGGCCACATGCGGATAGGCGCCGCCGGATCGGGCAGATAATGCAGCAGCTCCCCGATCATCAGCCGGTCATGGACCAAGATAGCGGTGGGGTTTTGGCTCTGGCTCAAGGCACCGACCTGCCGCCCGAATTCATCCCAGCCCCGCAGCTTGTCCAGCGGATCACGCTTCAAGGGCAAAGCCACCACGCCGGAAAACACCACCAACAGCACCGCCAGCCCGGCGCCATGCAGCGCGGTGGATATTCTCAGCCAGCCCGGCCCCACCCGCAGCAGCCAGGCGGTGACCAAGGGGACCGCCGCAATATAGGCGGTGGCCGCCCAGTTGGCATGGGCTCGAGAGGTGAAGGCCTGAGCCGTGACCAAGAACAGCACCGGCAAGATAAAGAACAGCAGGCGCCGCTCCCCATCGTTCAAGGGATCTTTTTTCCAGCGGATCAGACGCAGCAGCAGCGCCCCCATGAGGATCGGCCCGAACACACCAAACTGCGCGCCGACAAACTCCAATCCCTTGCCCGGGTTTTTGAACGCATTGGCCCAATTGGCGTTGGAGGCTGTATGGCCGGCGGTCACCCACTGGTGATCCATATTCCACAGAATGTTGGGCAACAAACAGAGCCCGGCGATAAGCAACACTTCCAAAAAGCGCAGGCTCACCAACAACGCCCGATATTCACGGGTGGTCAACAGGTAGAGCCCCGTGCCAAGCAGGAAATAGACCATGGCATACTTGCTCATCAGCCCCAGGCCGATGGCCAGCCCCAACCCAATCGCCCAGCCCCGCGCGCCGGTGACCAGCAGCCGATCCAGGCTCAATAACGCCAGGGCCCAGAAAAACAACAGCGGCACATCGGTGGAGATCAGAGCCGACGAGAAACTGACCGCGGGCAGGGTGGCATAGACCAAAGCCGTCCAAAAAGCCGCGCGACGGTCGAACAGATGGACCGCGACCCCGTAGAGCAGCAGCGCCGTGCCGCCATGAAACAAGGGCGCGGCCAGACGTACGAAGGCCTCGCCCTCGCCCAGCGCCGACGTGGCGGCAATCACCCAACCGATCATCGGCGGCTTGGAAAAATAGCCCCAGTCTGGCGTTGTCGACCAGAACCAGTATTGGGCCTCGTCCCCATGCAGGTTGAGGTCGCCGGCAAAAAGCCCGGTGACGCGCAGGAGCGTAATCAAGATGATGAGCATGGTGGCAGAGAAAAAGGACGGTTTCATCTGCCTGATGTCCTAACGCTTACGAGCATCCATGCGGACAGCAGCACCGACTTGAATGCCCAAGCGCTCGCTGGTCCCCGCCTTCAATTGCAGAATAGCCACGGATTTCTGCTCGGGCTGAATGATATTGATGGAGCGAGGCTTGGCATTTCGGACGATTTCCGTCACCCGCCCATCTACGGATAAGAACAGCATATCAAGGGCAACGAAGACGTTCTCCATGGAGATTTTGTGACGATCAGCCGACTCATAGACCAACAACATGCCGTCCTGATCTTCCATGCTGGTCCGCCATTTGAATCCCTGGTCCCTTGCCGCGGACGTATCGGCGATATCGATGTTGAAGCGAGCCATACCGGATGCCGTATCGATATACAGCACGGATTCGCGAAATTCCGGTTTAAACAATTTGACCTCGGTACCCGTCAAATCAGCCTTGACCTGCGGGTCCACGGGCATCAAACGCTCGACCCCCAGTTCCAGGGAGCGGCGCATCCTCCCCAGCCCGGCTTCTCCAGAACCTTCCTGATTGAGCAAGGCCAAGCCGGTAAACCATAGGGCAATGGGATCCTTTGGATTGGCTTCGAACAGGCGATTGCTCAGACGTGTCAGGCGCGCTTGATCCTGGCGGGCGAAGTAATAAGACAAGAGAGGCGCGACAAAATCCGTCCGCTTCGGCGCACGCGCCAAGAGGGCGTCCACCCGTTGCTCCCAACCTCTCAGGTACTCATCGACCAGCCCTCTGGCTTCCCCGGTGGTTTCCAAAAAGGCCATATCAGACCGGGTCGTCACGGCTGAGATCTGCAATTTGATACCACTGGGTTGTCTCAACCGTTGCTCTGCCGCACAGATGATGCCTCTCATATAGGAGACTTTTTCCCGGTCGGGGACTTCACCCTTCAGCGTGCTTGCCTGAAAGGCGTTCGATAGGGTCCGAAGACGGAAGGAGAGATGATCGCCGTTCCGGCCCCGGTCCACATAGGCCACAGGGCAGTCTTCCTTTCCCGGCACTGGCGCGAGTGCCGTCGTCATGGGTGGTGCGAAACTGTAGGCGTAGTTGGAAAAATATATGGATTCAATGCCAGCCAGAAGAGATGCGACGCCGAAAAAACCGATGACAATCAAAGGTATTTTACCTGGAACTCGCCGTAGTCGCGCAAAGGGTCGAGCCATCGATGCAAGAGCCAAAGCCACCAACGGCATTGCCCCAATGAACAGGAACCAGGTCGCATAGACCGTCACATAGGCCGTCCCCAAGGCAAAAGCCAAGGCAGCATATTTACGACGACTTCCCAACGGTAGAATGGCAAATACCATGATCGAAAGCAGCATGCCGGGAATGCCCGCGCCCAATATGGATTCAAGAACGAAATTGTGGGAATGAAAATCCACCCGGTGGACCGCATCCCACCACTCCTCGCTCGCCATCTCACCTCGTGAAATGGGATCGTCCACCAATGCCACCCATTCCACCGGCATATGAATGGCCAACTGATCGCTGTAAGACCCCCAACCAAGCCCGACCAGCCAGGATTGCGGTGACAGGCTCATGGCATCCCAGACCACCTGGGTCAGGTAGTGGCGAGAGCGTACCGAGTTAGCCAATCCGATCCAAGCGCTGTCGCCCATTGCCAATTCTGTTAGGTCAAAAATGGTTACCAGCAATGTAATGGTCAATGGAACCAACATGATGGCGGCCACTGCCAAATAGGGCTTGATCCCGGAATTGACCGGAAGAAACCGATAGGCCAGCATCGCCGCTGGCATAACCAAGACCATGGTTCCGATGGCGGCATTGTTGCTTGAAGCGATGATCACGCCCGCCGCAAGCAAGATCGCACCCGCCAACCGCAATGGCAGCGCCACCCGCCAAAGCATGAAAACGATCGCTCCCGAGCCAAAGCCCAGGAAAGCGATATAGTCAGCGAAAAAATAGGGCGCGACCGGATTGGCCATGCCGTGGGTATACATCCACGAGGAAAGGGCCACGACCACCGTCGATACCACGGCCAGGCCGAGCAACATCCGTCGAATTCGGTGGAATCGGAGCAATAACAAGCTTGCTGCAATCAGTATCGCCATATTGGCATACCAAAGGACGCCTTCGCCGATTTCCACGGAGCCGTGCCAGGATTGGACAGGAATGTCATGAAAAACGGAGGCCAGGATGCTCCATATGGCCAGCAAGGTCGGCACCACGACAAACGGATGAACCAACATTCCACGTGCGGGACGATGGGCCAAGGCAAACAAAAAGATCCCGATCCCGGCAATACCCGACGTGACCCGGATCGCACCAACAACCGGTTCGGCTTGATACCAAATCCCGAAGCTCAACGGCTTGCTGGCCAGGAATATGGAGACCAAAGACAGCAGAACGCCCCCTGTCATGAGACCTAAGCCCAGATTTGCCACGGAGGTTTTCCGAAAAGAATTCGCTATGTTCTGGCTCATGGATTGCCGAGTGCCACCGTTCGCTTGGACAGGTTGGTTCTGAGTTCGTCCTTGATAAAGGCCTATGAGACCTGCGTCACGGCAAAAAAACCGGGAGCGGCCAATCCTTCTGAAATCGAAAACCGTTGCAATCCTATCTCAAAGCATAACAGACTGCCCAAACCGAAAAAAACAGTGCTTCAGCAATCGAGAAACGGTTCATGGCCCCCCGCTCAAACGGTCCGACCGACCCGGACGTAACCCGGTTCGACCCTACCGACGGAAGTCTTTTGACACTGCTGGAGATCTCTCCGGCTCCGGTGGCGGTGATTGTCGGCATTGAGCAAGAGGTCGTGTTTCTGAATAACAAGTTCATCGAGACTTTTGGTTATGGACGGGAAGATCTTCCCGATGTGAACCATTGGTGGCCGTTGGCCTATCCTGACCCGGACTATCGAGAAACGGTGCGCGGGGAGTGGCGCCACCGAGTCGAGCGCGCCTTGGCCGAAGGCAAGACCATCGAACCCATGGAGGCGGTGGTTCGATGCAAGGATGGCAAACGACGCATCGTCGCCTTCAATGCTGCTTCTTCTGGCGACCTTACCTTCATTTTGTTCAATGACTTGACCGACCGGCGCGGCATGGGGTCTTACCTGCAAAACATGCAAGCACGGTTGGAAAAAGCCCAGGCACTGGCTGGAATCGGTAGTTGGGACTGGGAGCCGGAGTCCAACCGCCTGCGCTTTTCCATACAGGCCCAGGCAATTCTCGGCGTGCCATCGGAAACCATCGGAGAGGGTTTTCAGGCCCTGTTGCGAATCACCGGCCCCGATTGCCAAGACGAGGTCGCCGGCGCCATCGAGAACTGTCTGGCGGGCTTTGGTCCCATGACATTGGAGCATGAAATCCATCAGGCCGACGGTACTCGCCTCATTGTTCGCCATTTGGCGGAACGGGCCGCCAGCGACAAAGAGGGAACGGTAAGGCTCGAAGGCGTCATTCAAGACATTACCGATGCTCGTCGTATCCAATCGGAAATCCGCGATAGCGAAGAGCGTTTCCGGACTCTGGTCGAAACCACCTGGGCCGTGCCCTGGCGGATCGATGTCAAAAGCGGGCATTTCACCTATGTGGGAACTCAAATCGAGGACCTATTCGGTTATCCGAAGGAAAGTTGGATCGATATCCCCGCCTGGTCGGCCCGCATCCATCCGGACGACCGCACATCGGCCCTCTACCACTGCATCAGCGAGGCCCACCGGCGCCGGGAACACGAAACCGAATACCGCCTGATGCACCAGAACGGCAAAGCGATCTGGGTCCGCGAGGTTACGGCGGTGGTCGATACCCATCACGGCACCACCGAAATGGTCGGCTATTTCCTCGACATCACCGATAGCAAGAACACCGAGGCGGAACTGCGTAAAGAAAGAGATTTCACCGACGCAGTACTGGCCACCATCGGCTCTTTGGTGGTGGTTCTGGATCGGGCGGGAACCATTGTTCAGTTCAACGATGCCTGTGCGAAGCTGACCCGATACAAAGCCGCCGAAGCGCTGGGACAAAAGGTGTGGAATCTGGTTCTGCCGCCGGAAAAACTGGCTGAGGTCGAAGAAGTCTTTCGCAACCTGAAGGCCGGCCAATTCCCCAATCGCCACGTCAATCCCTGGTTGGACAGGGATGGCCAGGAACACTTGATCGATTGGTCAAATACAGCGCTACTTGATGATGACGGCGAGGTGGAATTCGTCATCGCCACCGGCATCGACATTACGAACCAACACCAAATGCAAAAGGAACGGGATCAGTTGATCGAAATGTCCCAGGATTTCGTCTGTTCCGTGACACAGGAGGGCGAATTCCGGCTGATCAATTCGGCCTTTGAAAAAACCTTGGGGTTTGATCGCCAATCGATGATGGCGCGCCCCATATGGGATTTCATTGATCCGCGTGACAGAGAGCGCACCCGCGACGCCTTTGAAGTCCTCAAGAAAGGCATTCCGGTCAACAATTTTGAGATCCGCCTGTTGACCAAGAACGGTGGCACCCGTTGGACATCTTGGTGTGGGACACCCGACCCGGAAACGGGACTGAGCTTCAATATTGGTCGCGATATCACCGAGACCAGAGCGGCTCAGGCAGCGCTCAATCAAGCCGCCCGGGTCTTTGAGCACACCCGCGAGGGCATTTTGGTCACCGGCGCGGATCGGCGCATCCAAAGGGTCAACAAGGCGTTTGAGTCCATCACCGGCTATTCGGAATGGGAAGTCATCGGCAAGCGTCCGCAGGACTTCATCAGCTCCGGACATCACGACAACGATTTTTATGAAAAGATGTGGCGCGAGATCGAGGATACCGGAAACTGGACCGGTGAGGTCTGGAACCGACGCTGCAATGGAGAGGTCTTTCCAGCCTGGCAAAACATCACCGCCGTTACCGATACCGAAGGCACGACCATCCAATACATCGGCATCTTCTCGGATATTACCGAGAAAAAGGATAAT
The sequence above is drawn from the Magnetospira sp. QH-2 genome and encodes:
- a CDS encoding bifunctional diguanylate cyclase/phosphodiesterase, whose protein sequence is MAPRSNGPTDPDVTRFDPTDGSLLTLLEISPAPVAVIVGIEQEVVFLNNKFIETFGYGREDLPDVNHWWPLAYPDPDYRETVRGEWRHRVERALAEGKTIEPMEAVVRCKDGKRRIVAFNAASSGDLTFILFNDLTDRRGMGSYLQNMQARLEKAQALAGIGSWDWEPESNRLRFSIQAQAILGVPSETIGEGFQALLRITGPDCQDEVAGAIENCLAGFGPMTLEHEIHQADGTRLIVRHLAERAASDKEGTVRLEGVIQDITDARRIQSEIRDSEERFRTLVETTWAVPWRIDVKSGHFTYVGTQIEDLFGYPKESWIDIPAWSARIHPDDRTSALYHCISEAHRRREHETEYRLMHQNGKAIWVREVTAVVDTHHGTTEMVGYFLDITDSKNTEAELRKERDFTDAVLATIGSLVVVLDRAGTIVQFNDACAKLTRYKAAEALGQKVWNLVLPPEKLAEVEEVFRNLKAGQFPNRHVNPWLDRDGQEHLIDWSNTALLDDDGEVEFVIATGIDITNQHQMQKERDQLIEMSQDFVCSVTQEGEFRLINSAFEKTLGFDRQSMMARPIWDFIDPRDRERTRDAFEVLKKGIPVNNFEIRLLTKNGGTRWTSWCGTPDPETGLSFNIGRDITETRAAQAALNQAARVFEHTREGILVTGADRRIQRVNKAFESITGYSEWEVIGKRPQDFISSGHHDNDFYEKMWREIEDTGNWTGEVWNRRCNGEVFPAWQNITAVTDTEGTTIQYIGIFSDITEKKDNENRIQRLAHYDVLTDLPNRLLYTDRLAHALDRARRTNGLLALLFIDLDRFKNVNDSLGHQMGDLMLQTLAARLSNCLRDSDTVARLGGDEFTVIIEDVDTPEEVGITANKILAALRRPVDLRGQEAVVGASIGISLYPRDGTTAEELVKHADTAMYQAKDKGRDRTVFYTPDLTQGTEDRFRLEGQLRNAVENGEMEVYYQPQVNMESGRLVGAEALVRWHHPTDGLVLPTRFIPLAEETGLIHSLGRWVLRTACFQGKEWADKGLPVRIAVNVSNRQIMQGDMVRTVTQALADSGLPASMLELEVTESFVMENPEMGVHTLNLLHDLGVWLAIDDFGTGYSSFSYLKRLPVERLKIDRSFIMDIPDDKEDEAISAAIIAMAHELGMGVTAEGVETVEQMDFLRPHGCEESQGFLVSRPVPAPEFEVLARDLHPADLPPR
- a CDS encoding DUF192 domain-containing protein, which produces MTGGVLLSLVSIFLASKPLSFGIWYQAEPVVGAIRVTSGIAGIGIFLFALAHRPARGMLVHPFVVVPTLLAIWSILASVFHDIPVQSWHGSVEIGEGVLWYANMAILIAASLLLLRFHRIRRMLLGLAVVSTVVVALSSWMYTHGMANPVAPYFFADYIAFLGFGSGAIVFMLWRVALPLRLAGAILLAAGVIIASSNNAAIGTMVLVMPAAMLAYRFLPVNSGIKPYLAVAAIMLVPLTITLLVTIFDLTELAMGDSAWIGLANSVRSRHYLTQVVWDAMSLSPQSWLVGLGWGSYSDQLAIHMPVEWVALVDDPISRGEMASEEWWDAVHRVDFHSHNFVLESILGAGIPGMLLSIMVFAILPLGSRRKYAALAFALGTAYVTVYATWFLFIGAMPLVALALASMARPFARLRRVPGKIPLIVIGFFGVASLLAGIESIYFSNYAYSFAPPMTTALAPVPGKEDCPVAYVDRGRNGDHLSFRLRTLSNAFQASTLKGEVPDREKVSYMRGIICAAEQRLRQPSGIKLQISAVTTRSDMAFLETTGEARGLVDEYLRGWEQRVDALLARAPKRTDFVAPLLSYYFARQDQARLTRLSNRLFEANPKDPIALWFTGLALLNQEGSGEAGLGRMRRSLELGVERLMPVDPQVKADLTGTEVKLFKPEFRESVLYIDTASGMARFNIDIADTSAARDQGFKWRTSMEDQDGMLLVYESADRHKISMENVFVALDMLFLSVDGRVTEIVRNAKPRSINIIQPEQKSVAILQLKAGTSERLGIQVGAAVRMDARKR
- a CDS encoding glycosyltransferase family 39 protein, with product MKPSFFSATMLIILITLLRVTGLFAGDLNLHGDEAQYWFWSTTPDWGYFSKPPMIGWVIAATSALGEGEAFVRLAAPLFHGGTALLLYGVAVHLFDRRAAFWTALVYATLPAVSFSSALISTDVPLLFFWALALLSLDRLLVTGARGWAIGLGLAIGLGLMSKYAMVYFLLGTGLYLLTTREYRALLVSLRFLEVLLIAGLCLLPNILWNMDHQWVTAGHTASNANWANAFKNPGKGLEFVGAQFGVFGPILMGALLLRLIRWKKDPLNDGERRLLFFILPVLFLVTAQAFTSRAHANWAATAYIAAVPLVTAWLLRVGPGWLRISTALHGAGLAVLLVVFSGVVALPLKRDPLDKLRGWDEFGRQVGALSQSQNPTAILVHDRLMIGELLHYLPDPAAPIRMWPGDKPIHNHYELTIPLMPEDGGRVFYVIEQGEETSIPPLARDIAAQGDFTIPLASGRTRSYTWMLLEDLRNF
- a CDS encoding phosphatase PAP2 family protein, which gives rise to MSTLTKIIALLLILSAALAELFHLFPTIDLWIARHLFETERGYFPWQNTPLGEFIDTDLRKILAGVMILFVLDAVRSWLGKRTLLGFSKRGYLFILLSIVLSAGLLANVLLKDHSGRARPKDLSEFGGKAIYTAPLTLADQCRKNCSTVAGDAAFAFNALALALLARRRRPLWIAVATGVGLAAATARVMQGKHFFTDATFASLFTVLVVLVLYAWMINGREPEPNDASPPPP